The genomic stretch ATCAATTGGCAAATATCCACTTGGATCAACCACGGGTCCCGTGAGTTCCGGATAAGAACCAAAAGGCATTTTACATGAAATAATACTAACTAACGTTAAAGTGAAAATAAATTTTTTCATACAATCAAAACTTATTTATCTTTTGGAATTTCTTGGATGAATAACCAGATGAATCCATCTTTTACTTTGCCAAGTCCCAGGTATAACCAATAGAAAGGATATCCAATTGGTCCGGGTTGGTATTCTTTTTGAACAACTGGTTCCCATTTTTGTCGAACATGTACTGTCACAGTCGAGAGTTGGACTGCTTGGGATAGATATTTAAGTTTTCCTTCCCAACGTTCTATGGATTCAGAGACTTTATTCAGTTCTGCTTCTACTTTTAGTGTTTCTTCCAAAGTTTTTGCAGTCTTTAAAATTTCTAATAACCTAGTCCGCATTTTCTGAGCATTTTCTAATCGTATCTCTGTATCCAAATAATCTTCTGTAACATCTTTGGCAGAAACATCTTCTGAATAATTATGTGATTCCTTTTTTAAACTGCTGAGAAAGTTTTTTAGATTTTCCTGTGGGATTTTTAATTGTATGGTTCCTTGGGAACTGTATTGGAGTGCATAACCTCCAAACGATTCTGCCAATTTGATGATTTCTAATACTTTTGGTTCAATTTCTTTCGATTGTAAATTCACAACAACAGTATAAATCATCATCCTTTTTTGGGATTTGTTTTCTTGTGGTTTAAGATCAGATTTTGGAGATGAGGAAACACCAGGAGAAGCTTTGGATTCTTCGTATTCATCTCCCGTGCTCCGCGCGGCATAATCTCGTTCGCTGCGACTGGAACTAGAACATTGGATGTGTAAAAGTAGTAAGGTGAGGAGGAAGGAAAAAGTGAAAGGTGAAATCGAGTTTGGTTTCATGGTTTGGTTGGATACTGAATCTAATCGAACCAGTATCCAACTTCAAACCTTTTTTAAACGCCGATTTGTGATTCTAAAAAGCGACCATACCCTCGTTCTTTTCCTAGTCCAGAGACAGGTTTGCCCCCATCCACTGCCAGTTTCCCATTGATGAAAACTTTTTTAATGGTTTCATCGTTACGACGAACCCATCGTTTAAAATCCTCCATAAACGGCATCGGAGCTTCAACGTCTTTCGCCAAAGAGTCGTCCAATTTGTTTGGATCAATCAGGACTAAATCAGCACGTTTTCCTTCCTTGATATAACCTGCATCAATTCCAAACCAATCACCAATTTCACCCGTAAGTCTGTGAACTGCTCTTTCTATACTCATAAATGGTTTGTTTTCCAATTCTGCATCTCTTACTAGTTTTAACATACGTAAAGGGAAGTTATAATGTGCCATTCCGCGAAGGTGTGCACCTGCATCTGAAAATCCGATGAGAATATCTGGATAGGAAACTATTTTTTGGAGTGGTTCCTTTCTATGGTTAGCCATGACAGTGTACCACCTAACTTTGTTTCCATGTTCAGCCACTAAATCCAAAAATGCTGTCACAGAATGGACACCTCTTTCTTTCGCTACATCATCGATTGATTTACCAATAAGGGATTTGTCTGGTGCATCAACAATTTTTGTTTCTCGAAAGTTTCTATGAAACACTCGAGGTAAAAACCAATTTGTCCATTGTCTTTTAAACCAAGATCGATAATTTGGATCCTTCATTAATGTTTTTCTTTCCAATTCATCTTCAATGTGGTTTGCTTTTGCACCAGCTGCAAACTCTTCAAACACAACCACATCCATCCCATCGGCATACAGATCAAATGGTTCAGGTAAAGCTTGGAATCGAAAGTCAGATCGGAAAAGTTTATTTGTAATCCTTCCAATCACACCTAATAATTTATACAAACCTGGATCAAATTTTACATCCATTAGGGAGATGATGGTTGTTTTTAATGGTTTTCTAAAAATACCAAATGCTTCTTTTAAAAACATTAAAACATTGATTTTGGTGGAAACATTTGGAACACCTTGGAAAATTTTTCCGCGTTTTCTCAGAGTTTTGTTTAAAAATTCGTATTCACTCCAGTTGGCAAAGGTTGAAGGTAGTGGTCTTGAACGAAACCGAGAACCATCCATTTTATCCCAAACAAGTGTATTAATCGATAAACCCATAAAACCAGCATCCAGTGCTTCCTCTAAGTGTTGGTTCATTTTCTCTAACTCTTGTTTGGTTGGTTTTTCTCCTTTTGTTAAAGATCTCTCTAATCCCATGACGTGAGCACGGATCGCTGAGTGACCTGCAAAGGAAGTTACATTGGGTCCTAAAGGAAGATCGTTTAAATGTTTTTTGTATTCAATGGCAGAGTTCCAATTTTTTTTACTCTCCAATATCGATAATACATTTTTTCTAGGGATTGCTTCTACGCGGCTAAACATATCAGCAAGGTCTGTTGGATCTCCAACTGCCAAACTCAAAGAACAACTTCCAAGAGAAATCGTTGTAATTCCATGTCTTACTGATTCAGAAAGATCCGGAGCCATTTCAATTTCAGCATCATAATGAGTATGAAAATCGATAAAACCTGGAGTGAGCCATTGGCCTTTTGCATCAATGACTGTTTCTCCTGGTTTTGCACTCAATTCAGTTTTAGAAATCGTCTCCACAATTCCGTCTTTGATCCGCACATCTCCAATAAACGATGGGTTTGTGCTTCCATCAAAAATACGTGCTTGTTTGATAAGAGTTTCTGCCATGATACCTCCAGAAAAACCATTCGAAATTATGGCAGATTGACAAAGATTTGTCAACGATTCCTGATGAATTGCCTCAAGTTTCTCTGGACAAAACCCTTTACTGTTCACTGATAGGTGAGAATCGATCGGCTGAGTTCCACTAACTCTGTTTCGGTGATTTCTCGATTGTTCTCTTTGGAAGAAATTGACTTTGCAACTGAGAACAAATGGTGAATTTCTTCTTTTGAAACTTCGATCCCTTTTTGGCGTAACAAAAATTCAATGGCTTTGTGACCAGATTGGTTGGTGAACGAGATCGTTTCTTTGTCAAATCTACCTACAAATTCTGGTGAAAAGGTTCTATAAGCACCTTTGGTTTGGTTCATAGTTTTTGTGACTCCGTCTTGATGGATGCCTGATCGATGTGAAAATATATCTTCACCGATGATAGGAGTTTTTTCTCCAATTGGAATTCCCGTTAATTCTGAAATTCGTTTTGCAGTTGGATAAATCCTATCAAATTGAATGTTCAAAGATTCACCATTTTGGTGTAAGGCAATCACCGTTTCATACAAATTTGTGTTACCTGCTCTTTCACCAAGTCCATTCAAAGCCACTTCAATTTGTTCCGCACCAACATACACAGACTCTACCGATGTAGCTGTTGCCATACCCAAATCATTATGTGTATGAATGGAAATCATTGCTTTGTCTCCAATTGATTCCCTAATTTCTTTTACCATATTGACAAAAATCATCGGGCGGTAACGTTCCACTGTATTTGGCAAGTTGATGATATTGGCACCAGCTTCAATGGCAGTCATAAATGCAAGTTTTGTGAATTCGAAGTTTTGGATGGCGTCTCCAAAATGTTCACCTGAAAATTGGATTTGGTGGTTGGATCCAACTATCGAACGTGCAAAAGAAACAGAAGATTTGATTTTTTGAAGGACTTCTTTCTCGGAAATCTTTAACACATGTTTAATGGAAAAATCACTTACAGGATACACAATATGCATACGAGGTGAGTCTGCATGTTGGATGGCTTCCCATGTAACAGAGATTTCTTTTTCATTGGCTCTCGACAATGCAGCAATTGG from Leptospira ellinghausenii encodes the following:
- a CDS encoding DUF4349 domain-containing protein, translated to MKPNSISPFTFSFLLTLLLLHIQCSSSSRSERDYAARSTGDEYEESKASPGVSSSPKSDLKPQENKSQKRMMIYTVVVNLQSKEIEPKVLEIIKLAESFGGYALQYSSQGTIQLKIPQENLKNFLSSLKKESHNYSEDVSAKDVTEDYLDTEIRLENAQKMRTRLLEILKTAKTLEETLKVEAELNKVSESIERWEGKLKYLSQAVQLSTVTVHVRQKWEPVVQKEYQPGPIGYPFYWLYLGLGKVKDGFIWLFIQEIPKDK
- a CDS encoding N-acyl-D-amino-acid deacylase family protein is translated as MAETLIKQARIFDGSTNPSFIGDVRIKDGIVETISKTELSAKPGETVIDAKGQWLTPGFIDFHTHYDAEIEMAPDLSESVRHGITTISLGSCSLSLAVGDPTDLADMFSRVEAIPRKNVLSILESKKNWNSAIEYKKHLNDLPLGPNVTSFAGHSAIRAHVMGLERSLTKGEKPTKQELEKMNQHLEEALDAGFMGLSINTLVWDKMDGSRFRSRPLPSTFANWSEYEFLNKTLRKRGKIFQGVPNVSTKINVLMFLKEAFGIFRKPLKTTIISLMDVKFDPGLYKLLGVIGRITNKLFRSDFRFQALPEPFDLYADGMDVVVFEEFAAGAKANHIEDELERKTLMKDPNYRSWFKRQWTNWFLPRVFHRNFRETKIVDAPDKSLIGKSIDDVAKERGVHSVTAFLDLVAEHGNKVRWYTVMANHRKEPLQKIVSYPDILIGFSDAGAHLRGMAHYNFPLRMLKLVRDAELENKPFMSIERAVHRLTGEIGDWFGIDAGYIKEGKRADLVLIDPNKLDDSLAKDVEAPMPFMEDFKRWVRRNDETIKKVFINGKLAVDGGKPVSGLGKERGYGRFLESQIGV
- the leuA2 gene encoding 2-isopropylmalate synthase LeuA2, which produces MKPKTIHIQDVTLRDGNQALKRPWTLNEKIEVFDLLVSLNVDGIEVGFPSSNESEFFTCQVLSKRAPKGKPIAALSRANEKEISVTWEAIQHADSPRMHIVYPVSDFSIKHVLKISEKEVLQKIKSSVSFARSIVGSNHQIQFSGEHFGDAIQNFEFTKLAFMTAIEAGANIINLPNTVERYRPMIFVNMVKEIRESIGDKAMISIHTHNDLGMATATSVESVYVGAEQIEVALNGLGERAGNTNLYETVIALHQNGESLNIQFDRIYPTAKRISELTGIPIGEKTPIIGEDIFSHRSGIHQDGVTKTMNQTKGAYRTFSPEFVGRFDKETISFTNQSGHKAIEFLLRQKGIEVSKEEIHHLFSVAKSISSKENNREITETELVELSRSILTYQ